One Mycolicibacter sp. MU0083 DNA window includes the following coding sequences:
- the metH gene encoding methionine synthase — MNTFEPHIRPDCTDELTAALQRRIVVIDGAMGTAIQRDRPDEAGYRGERFKDWPSPLQGNNDLLNLTQPQIIEGIHREYLEAGADILETNTFNATTISLGDYEMQSLAYELNYVGAALARKAADAYSTADKPRYVAGAIGPTTRTASISPDVNDPGARNISYDQLVTAYLEAANGLVDGGADILLIETIFDSLNSKAAVFAVETLFEERGRRWPVIISGTITDASGRTLSGQVTEAFWNSIRHARPIAVGLNCALGAPEMRPYIAEMSRIADTFVSCYPNAGLPNAFGEYDEDPEHQAGYIAEFADAGLVNLVGGCCGTAPEHIAEIAKVVEGKKPRQVPTIEVATRLSGLEPLNITDDSLFVNIGERTNITGSARFRNLIKAEDYDTALSVALQQVEVGAQVIDINMDEGMIDGVAAMDRFTKLVAAEPDISRIPVMIDSSKWEVIEAGLKNVQGKPIVNSISMKEGEEKFIREARLCRKYGAAVVVMAFDEQGQADNLERRKEICGRAYRILTEEVGFPAEDIIFDPNCFALATGIEEHATYGIDFIEACAWIKENLPGVHISGGISNVSFSFRGNNPVREAIHAVFLFHAIKAGLDMGIVNAGALVPYDSIDPELRERIEDVVLNRREDAAERLLEIAERFNSSEKGEDPAAAEWRGLPVRERITHALVKGIDAHVDEDTEELRAQIAAAGGRPIEVIEGPLMDGMNVVGDLFGAGKMFLPQVVKSARVMKKAVAYLLPFIEAEKQPGEAEHTNGTIVMATVKGDVHDIGKNIVGVVLQCNNYTVVDLGVMVPAEKILAAAKEYDADVVGLSGLITPSLEEMAGFAAEMEREGLEIPLLIGGATTSSAHTAVKIAPRRSAPVIWVKDASRSVPVVAALLDDKQRPALLEQTAADYASLRARHAQKNERPMVPLEKARANRTPIEWDGYTPPVPVQGLGVREFLDYDLSELREFIDWQPFFNAWEMKGRFPDILNNPASGEAARKLYDDAQQMLDRAIAEKWLTANAVIGFFPANAVGDDVEVYTDDTRTEVLTVFHNLRQQGAHRAGIPNRSLGDFIAPKETGLADYIGAFAVTAGLGSQEKIAEFKADLDDYSAILLESVADRLAEAFAERMHQRVRKEFWGFQPDEALDNDALIAEKYQGIRPAPGYPACPEHTEKATIWKLMDVQERTRIELTDSMAMWPGAAVSGLYFSHPQSQYFVIGRLAQDQVADYAKRKGWTLPEAERWLASNLGYNPED; from the coding sequence GTGAATACATTTGAGCCACACATCCGGCCCGACTGCACCGACGAGCTGACCGCTGCGCTGCAACGACGGATCGTGGTGATCGACGGCGCGATGGGCACGGCCATTCAGCGGGATCGGCCGGATGAGGCGGGCTACCGCGGCGAGCGGTTCAAGGACTGGCCGAGTCCACTGCAGGGCAACAACGACCTGCTCAACCTGACGCAGCCGCAGATCATCGAGGGCATTCATCGCGAGTACCTCGAGGCCGGTGCGGACATCCTGGAGACCAACACGTTCAACGCGACCACGATCTCGCTCGGTGACTACGAGATGCAGTCGTTGGCCTACGAGCTGAACTACGTCGGTGCCGCGCTGGCCCGCAAGGCGGCCGACGCGTACAGCACCGCCGACAAGCCCCGCTACGTCGCCGGTGCCATCGGGCCGACGACGCGGACGGCGTCGATCTCGCCGGACGTCAACGACCCCGGCGCCCGCAACATCTCCTACGACCAACTGGTGACCGCCTACCTCGAGGCCGCCAACGGCCTGGTCGACGGCGGCGCGGACATCCTGCTGATCGAGACCATCTTCGACTCGCTGAACTCCAAGGCCGCGGTGTTCGCCGTCGAGACGCTGTTCGAGGAACGCGGTCGCCGCTGGCCGGTCATCATCTCCGGCACCATCACCGACGCCTCCGGGCGCACGCTGTCGGGTCAGGTCACCGAGGCGTTCTGGAACTCGATCCGGCACGCCAGGCCGATCGCGGTGGGCCTCAACTGCGCCTTGGGTGCGCCGGAGATGCGGCCCTACATCGCCGAGATGTCGCGGATCGCCGACACCTTCGTGTCCTGCTACCCGAACGCCGGGCTGCCCAACGCCTTCGGTGAGTACGACGAGGACCCCGAGCATCAGGCCGGCTACATCGCGGAGTTCGCCGACGCCGGCCTGGTCAACCTGGTCGGGGGTTGCTGCGGAACCGCGCCGGAGCACATCGCCGAGATCGCCAAGGTCGTCGAGGGCAAGAAGCCGCGGCAGGTGCCGACCATCGAGGTCGCCACCCGGCTCTCGGGCCTGGAACCGCTGAACATCACCGACGACTCACTCTTCGTCAACATCGGTGAACGTACCAACATCACCGGTTCCGCCCGGTTCCGCAATCTGATCAAGGCCGAGGACTACGACACCGCGCTGTCGGTGGCCCTGCAGCAGGTGGAGGTCGGTGCGCAGGTCATCGACATCAACATGGACGAGGGCATGATCGACGGCGTCGCCGCGATGGACCGGTTCACCAAACTGGTCGCCGCCGAACCCGACATCAGCCGCATCCCGGTGATGATCGACTCCTCCAAATGGGAGGTCATCGAGGCGGGCCTGAAGAACGTGCAGGGCAAGCCGATCGTCAACTCGATCTCCATGAAGGAGGGCGAGGAGAAGTTCATCCGCGAGGCCCGGCTGTGCCGCAAGTACGGCGCCGCCGTCGTCGTGATGGCCTTCGACGAGCAGGGCCAGGCCGACAATCTGGAGCGCCGCAAGGAGATCTGCGGGCGCGCCTACCGGATCCTGACCGAGGAGGTCGGCTTCCCGGCCGAGGACATCATCTTCGACCCGAACTGCTTCGCGCTGGCCACCGGCATCGAGGAGCACGCCACCTACGGGATCGACTTCATCGAGGCCTGCGCCTGGATCAAGGAGAACCTGCCCGGGGTGCACATCTCCGGCGGCATCTCCAACGTGTCGTTCTCGTTCCGCGGCAACAACCCGGTCCGCGAGGCGATCCACGCGGTGTTCCTGTTCCACGCCATCAAGGCCGGCCTGGACATGGGCATCGTCAACGCCGGCGCGCTGGTGCCCTACGACTCGATCGACCCCGAACTGCGGGAGCGGATCGAAGACGTCGTGCTGAACCGTCGCGAGGACGCCGCGGAACGGCTGCTGGAGATCGCCGAGCGATTCAACTCCTCGGAGAAGGGCGAAGATCCCGCGGCGGCCGAGTGGCGCGGTCTCCCGGTCCGCGAGCGGATCACCCACGCGCTGGTCAAGGGCATCGACGCCCACGTCGACGAGGACACCGAGGAACTGCGGGCGCAGATCGCGGCCGCGGGCGGCCGTCCGATCGAGGTCATCGAGGGCCCGCTGATGGACGGTATGAACGTCGTCGGCGATCTGTTCGGTGCGGGCAAGATGTTCCTGCCCCAGGTGGTGAAGTCGGCCCGGGTGATGAAAAAGGCGGTGGCATACCTGCTTCCGTTCATCGAGGCGGAGAAGCAGCCCGGCGAAGCCGAACACACCAACGGCACCATCGTGATGGCCACGGTCAAGGGCGACGTCCACGACATCGGCAAGAACATCGTCGGCGTGGTGCTGCAGTGCAACAACTACACCGTGGTCGATCTGGGTGTGATGGTGCCCGCCGAGAAGATCCTGGCCGCGGCCAAGGAGTACGACGCCGACGTCGTCGGGCTCTCCGGGCTGATCACCCCGTCACTGGAGGAGATGGCCGGGTTCGCCGCCGAGATGGAACGCGAAGGCCTGGAGATCCCACTCCTGATCGGCGGTGCGACCACCTCGAGTGCCCACACCGCGGTGAAGATCGCACCGCGCCGCAGCGCACCGGTGATCTGGGTCAAGGACGCGTCGCGGTCGGTTCCGGTCGTCGCCGCGCTGCTCGACGACAAGCAACGCCCGGCGCTGCTGGAGCAGACCGCGGCCGACTACGCGTCGCTGCGGGCACGGCACGCCCAGAAGAACGAGCGGCCGATGGTGCCGCTGGAGAAGGCCCGCGCGAACCGGACGCCGATCGAGTGGGACGGCTACACGCCGCCGGTGCCCGTGCAGGGGCTGGGCGTGCGGGAATTCCTCGACTACGACCTGTCGGAGTTGCGCGAGTTCATCGACTGGCAGCCGTTCTTCAACGCCTGGGAGATGAAGGGCCGTTTCCCCGACATCCTCAACAACCCGGCGTCGGGCGAGGCCGCGCGCAAGCTCTACGACGACGCCCAGCAGATGCTCGACCGGGCGATCGCGGAGAAGTGGCTGACGGCCAACGCGGTGATCGGCTTCTTCCCGGCCAACGCGGTCGGTGACGACGTCGAGGTCTACACCGACGACACCCGCACCGAGGTGTTGACCGTGTTCCACAACCTGCGCCAGCAGGGCGCGCACCGCGCCGGCATCCCGAACCGGTCGCTGGGCGACTTCATCGCCCCGAAGGAGACGGGACTGGCCGACTACATCGGCGCCTTCGCCGTCACCGCCGGGCTCGGAAGCCAGGAGAAGATCGCCGAGTTCAAAGCGGACCTCGACGACTACAGTGCGATCCTGCTGGAATCGGTCGCCGACCGGCTGGCGGAGGCCTTCGCCGAACGGATGCACCAGCGGGTGCGCAAGGAGTTCTGGGGATTCCAACCCGACGAAGCCCTGGACAACGACGCACTGATCGCCGAGAAGTATCAGGGCATCCGCCCCGCACCCGGCTATCCGGCCTGCCCCGAGCACACCGAGAAGGCGACCATCTGGAAGTTGATGGACGTTCAGGAGCGCACCCGCATCGAGCTGACCGACTCGATGGCGATGTGGCCCGGCGCCGCGGTCAGCGGCCTGTATTTCTCGCACCCGCAGTCGCAGTACTTCGTGATCGGCCGGCTGGCCCAGGACCAGGTCGCCGACTACGCCAAGCGCAAGGGCTGGACGCTGCCCGAAGCCGAACGCTGGCTGGCGTCCAACCTCGGCTACAACCCGGAGGACTGA